In one Zobellia galactanivorans genomic region, the following are encoded:
- a CDS encoding RagB/SusD family nutrient uptake outer membrane protein — MMKYNYILLILSIVILVGCEDYLDRRDENSSFLTEEDIWRDKNKINGMAFRLYDTMEWFFESRYDYNGRQSAGGGKNYGNSCQFSGEVLNTRSVGGNDKVMRGDWVAAVNENFANPDFQMAWEDMWEAVYVSNSILYGIDDVTSDVMTKDEKNQVKGEAFLFRALGYHELSKRWGAMPYIKEKIFPETELNLPRPTYKQQITDIVADCDSAIAYLPKVSYLNDPVMMGRMGKAAAMALKSRALTTAASPNYTVNNESDTELWEKAAQAAWDLIKLSETSDKVGLYQGDYNNIFHTEPGTIEGVWPRYYEPSRPSSNLYFHTWLWINIGGYAGLSPTQELVDLYETADGWPITDSRSGYDDQNPYENRDPRFYKNILYHGSTWSKFSENETIDMRTDPLGVDRTTPNGADFGNSKTGYLVRKMLPDKWNSKKYNDSKYINAPYIRMAEIYLNYAEAVNEAYKNPNAAVPGASLTAVGALNAVRNRVGMADVRPEFTTDYAVFQERVRNEFQVELCFEYHIWFDLIRWRIAHEKLDNYNFHGVKIIDDASAPTGVRFERFEIPIERRFEEKHYRYPLRLGDLQIFELPEMKQNPGW, encoded by the coding sequence ATGATGAAATATAACTATATACTACTCATACTCTCTATAGTCATATTGGTAGGCTGTGAAGATTACCTTGATAGACGTGATGAGAACTCAAGTTTTCTGACAGAGGAAGATATCTGGAGAGACAAAAATAAAATCAACGGTATGGCCTTCCGGCTGTATGACACTATGGAGTGGTTTTTTGAATCACGATACGATTATAATGGTCGGCAAAGTGCAGGTGGAGGTAAAAACTACGGGAACAGTTGCCAGTTTTCGGGAGAAGTACTCAATACCAGAAGTGTAGGGGGGAATGATAAAGTGATGCGGGGGGATTGGGTGGCCGCTGTAAACGAGAATTTTGCTAATCCTGATTTTCAAATGGCCTGGGAAGATATGTGGGAAGCTGTATATGTTTCAAATTCAATCTTATATGGTATTGATGATGTAACCTCCGACGTAATGACCAAGGATGAGAAAAACCAAGTAAAAGGGGAAGCCTTTTTGTTTAGGGCGTTGGGCTACCATGAGCTATCTAAACGTTGGGGCGCCATGCCTTATATTAAGGAGAAAATATTTCCAGAAACCGAGTTAAACCTACCAAGGCCTACATATAAGCAACAGATCACCGATATCGTCGCCGATTGTGATTCGGCAATTGCATATTTGCCCAAGGTCAGTTATTTGAACGACCCGGTTATGATGGGGAGAATGGGCAAGGCGGCTGCTATGGCACTTAAGTCAAGGGCGCTGACTACGGCGGCAAGTCCTAATTACACCGTAAACAATGAAAGTGATACCGAATTATGGGAAAAAGCGGCCCAAGCGGCGTGGGATTTGATCAAACTTTCGGAGACAAGCGATAAGGTGGGCCTTTACCAAGGGGATTACAACAATATTTTCCATACCGAACCGGGCACCATAGAAGGGGTTTGGCCCCGCTATTATGAACCTTCTCGACCCAGTTCCAATTTATACTTCCATACTTGGCTTTGGATCAATATCGGAGGATATGCCGGGCTAAGTCCTACTCAAGAGCTGGTAGACCTCTACGAAACCGCCGATGGATGGCCGATTACGGATTCCCGATCGGGGTATGATGACCAAAATCCATATGAAAATAGAGACCCAAGGTTTTACAAGAACATATTGTACCATGGCAGTACTTGGTCAAAATTTTCAGAGAATGAAACCATTGACATGCGAACAGATCCTTTAGGGGTTGACCGTACCACTCCTAACGGGGCCGATTTTGGAAACTCAAAAACAGGCTATTTGGTTCGAAAAATGTTGCCGGATAAGTGGAACAGTAAAAAATATAACGACAGCAAGTACATTAATGCGCCCTATATAAGAATGGCCGAGATATACCTTAACTACGCCGAGGCGGTCAACGAGGCCTATAAGAACCCGAATGCGGCCGTACCAGGTGCCAGTCTTACGGCAGTTGGGGCTTTAAACGCCGTTCGTAATAGAGTGGGTATGGCAGATGTTAGACCGGAATTCACTACCGATTATGCCGTCTTTCAAGAGCGGGTAAGAAATGAGTTTCAGGTAGAGCTGTGTTTTGAGTACCATATCTGGTTCGATTTGATCCGCTGGAGAATCGCTCATGAAAAACTGGACAATTACAATTTTCATGGCGTAAAAATTATCGATGACGCCAGTGCCCCCACGGGTGTACGATTCGAAAGATTTGAAATACCTATAGAGAGACGTTTTGAAGAGAAACATTACCGCTACCCACTTCGATTGGGTGATTTACAGATTTTTGAGCTCCCAGAAATGAAACAAAACCCAGGCTGGTAG
- a CDS encoding SusC/RagA family TonB-linked outer membrane protein, with product MKFKLIICIITAAISMQVICAQTIEVSGQVTDETGQPLLGANVIIKGTSKGTVTDFDGNYSIKVEPTDKLTFTYIGFIAKEFDVDGKSVIDVSLLPEAQSLDEVVVIGYGTQKKSNIVGAVSDVSGKDLVSTGITNLSQVIQDRLPGVFTQINTGQPGADDAKITVRGVSSFNGDNSPLILVDGVEAAGGFSQLDPGEISSISVLKDASSTAIYGVRGADGVILITTKRGSIGAPRISVAGGITAKVLTDIPDQLGSYDVLTLGQESIKNSGFYDGLRSQRYIDTFLDPNRDPYAYPDIDWYDALIRDVGWESNARINVSGGTDFVKYFTSFSVNHVGDIVKTEKSNGYYSPEFSYDKYNFRTNLDFNLTKTTTLKTDISGRSELRKTPNTEVAADQFSNVFKFIDQATPYLFPLYYPEEFVLSHPDPLAPNQGGIRLAAAGAEVPYQANAYNALNYSGMRKFRRDVVDIQIGLTQKLDFITKGLLLSGRFNYSTAYEYEKREGWNVSEWLYDAERDQWREQSGQNYNSTDLDFHSTGGESYESSIRNIYYEAKLDYQRQFGSHNVGFLGVFNRNERRLSATDLPYFGEDWVGRANYDYKQRYIFEVSAGYNGSEKFAPGKRFGFFPAAAIGWNIAKEPLVEKNLPWLDDFKVRYSYGETGNQKNSPRFLYLGGWDEVSNKWGYMRFGLPAANEAPRYGEVKIANPNATWETAYKQNLGFDVALLGNDLTLAVDLYKERREGILLSNPVPSYYHPGFGSLGKVGLPPINQGKSKNQGIEVVSNYSHITPSGFRYSLGGNFTIADSRIVYKADRALTPDYQKQQGKPIGWISGYQTNGYINNFEQAVNAPAISGGNAPGNYFYSDFNGNGEIEANDNVPMEETNQPFILYAFNTNLSYKGIDLGVRFFGKDGVAYSTNKYYPNFDQHLLEAKTVHLDRWSPENQDAQFPAFSNAGERFYRKRSDANVLSTAYLKLQNVTLGYTLESAYLQRLLRIQRMKFNLSGQNLYTWSDVPFGDPEGGNGLSGGYGAYPLVKRYIFTLNIDF from the coding sequence ATGAAATTCAAACTAATAATCTGTATCATCACTGCTGCTATTTCCATGCAGGTAATATGTGCTCAAACCATTGAGGTCTCTGGTCAGGTCACCGATGAAACGGGACAGCCTCTTTTGGGTGCCAATGTCATTATTAAAGGTACTTCCAAAGGAACCGTAACCGACTTCGACGGAAACTATAGCATAAAAGTCGAACCTACCGACAAACTTACTTTTACCTATATAGGTTTTATTGCAAAGGAATTCGATGTTGACGGAAAATCTGTAATCGATGTAAGCTTGCTACCTGAGGCACAAAGCTTAGACGAGGTCGTGGTCATTGGTTACGGCACGCAAAAGAAGAGCAATATCGTTGGGGCCGTATCCGATGTTTCGGGAAAGGATTTAGTAAGCACGGGTATCACCAACCTCTCACAGGTAATACAAGATAGGCTTCCGGGGGTGTTTACCCAAATCAATACGGGACAACCTGGTGCCGATGACGCTAAGATAACCGTTCGAGGTGTGTCAAGTTTTAATGGGGACAACTCTCCGTTGATTTTGGTCGATGGAGTGGAAGCGGCCGGTGGATTTTCGCAATTGGATCCAGGGGAGATTTCTTCCATATCGGTATTAAAAGATGCCTCATCAACCGCTATTTATGGGGTTCGTGGTGCCGACGGGGTTATTTTGATTACAACAAAAAGAGGGTCCATAGGAGCGCCTAGAATTAGCGTGGCCGGAGGTATTACGGCCAAAGTGTTGACCGATATACCCGATCAGCTTGGGTCTTACGACGTGCTGACCCTCGGGCAAGAATCCATAAAAAATTCAGGTTTTTACGACGGTTTAAGGTCTCAACGGTATATCGATACCTTTCTTGATCCGAACCGTGATCCCTATGCCTATCCAGATATTGATTGGTACGATGCCCTTATACGGGATGTCGGATGGGAAAGCAATGCCCGTATCAACGTTTCCGGTGGAACGGATTTTGTCAAGTATTTTACATCCTTCAGTGTGAACCATGTTGGGGATATTGTAAAAACGGAAAAATCGAACGGCTATTACAGTCCTGAATTTTCATATGACAAATATAACTTTAGAACGAACCTAGATTTCAACCTTACCAAGACCACGACGTTAAAAACTGATATTTCAGGGCGATCGGAATTGCGGAAAACACCGAACACCGAGGTTGCGGCCGATCAATTTAGCAATGTATTCAAGTTTATAGATCAGGCCACGCCTTATTTGTTTCCCTTGTATTATCCGGAAGAATTCGTATTGTCCCATCCGGATCCTTTGGCGCCTAACCAAGGAGGGATACGTTTAGCCGCCGCAGGGGCCGAAGTGCCCTACCAGGCCAACGCCTATAATGCGCTGAACTATTCGGGAATGCGTAAGTTCAGAAGGGATGTGGTTGATATACAAATAGGCCTTACCCAAAAACTGGACTTTATCACTAAGGGGCTTTTACTATCAGGTCGTTTTAATTACAGTACCGCCTACGAATATGAAAAAAGGGAAGGGTGGAATGTAAGTGAGTGGCTTTACGATGCCGAACGTGATCAATGGAGAGAACAATCGGGACAAAACTACAATTCAACGGATCTGGATTTTCACAGTACGGGAGGTGAAAGTTACGAGAGCAGTATTAGAAATATTTATTACGAAGCTAAGTTGGATTATCAACGTCAATTCGGTTCGCATAATGTAGGATTTCTGGGGGTTTTTAACCGAAATGAAAGGCGTTTAAGCGCTACGGATTTGCCGTATTTCGGTGAGGACTGGGTCGGTAGGGCCAATTATGATTATAAGCAGCGCTATATATTTGAAGTTAGTGCAGGTTATAATGGATCGGAAAAATTTGCCCCGGGAAAACGCTTTGGCTTCTTTCCTGCAGCGGCCATTGGCTGGAACATCGCCAAAGAACCTCTTGTAGAAAAGAACCTACCTTGGTTAGATGATTTTAAAGTGCGTTACTCCTATGGGGAAACGGGCAATCAAAAAAACTCCCCCCGCTTTCTCTACCTAGGAGGATGGGATGAAGTGTCCAACAAATGGGGCTATATGAGGTTCGGTTTGCCCGCAGCAAATGAAGCGCCCAGATATGGTGAAGTTAAAATTGCCAACCCGAATGCAACTTGGGAAACCGCGTATAAACAAAATCTAGGTTTTGATGTCGCCCTCTTGGGCAACGATCTAACATTGGCCGTAGATCTCTATAAGGAAAGGAGAGAAGGTATTTTATTATCGAACCCCGTTCCATCGTATTACCATCCGGGATTCGGGTCCTTGGGTAAAGTAGGCCTGCCTCCTATTAATCAAGGAAAATCTAAAAATCAAGGTATTGAAGTGGTCTCTAATTATAGCCATATAACACCAAGTGGATTCAGGTACTCCTTAGGAGGAAACTTTACCATTGCCGATAGCCGGATCGTCTATAAGGCCGATAGGGCGCTCACACCCGATTATCAAAAGCAGCAAGGCAAGCCCATTGGTTGGATCAGTGGGTATCAGACCAACGGTTATATCAATAATTTTGAACAGGCCGTTAACGCCCCTGCTATTAGTGGAGGCAATGCACCAGGAAATTATTTTTACTCTGATTTCAATGGTAACGGAGAAATTGAGGCCAATGATAATGTCCCTATGGAAGAGACGAATCAGCCTTTCATTCTGTATGCATTTAATACCAATTTGTCATACAAGGGTATTGATCTCGGTGTGCGTTTCTTCGGTAAGGATGGTGTGGCGTATTCAACCAATAAATACTATCCAAACTTTGACCAACACCTTTTAGAGGCAAAAACCGTGCATTTAGATCGTTGGTCGCCAGAGAACCAAGATGCACAATTTCCGGCTTTTTCCAATGCAGGCGAACGATTTTATAGAAAACGTAGTGATGCTAACGTATTGAGTACGGCCTATTTAAAACTTCAGAATGTCACCCTTGGCTACACTTTGGAATCAGCTTATTTGCAACGTTTGTTGCGCATCCAGCGTATGAAGTTCAATCTATCCGGTCAGAACCTATATACCTGGTCCGATGTTCCTTTTGGGGACCCTGAAGGGGGTAACGGACTATCCGGAGGTTATGGGGCCTATCCCCTTGTAAAAAGATACATTTTTACTCTAAATATCGATTTCTAA
- a CDS encoding FISUMP domain-containing protein has protein sequence MKYIEKVLMVISFVSVITLLSCNNDDEETIELSDPRISLKSPGDKSDGIDIAPTFSWEATDPMQKSLKYDFYLGLDSTKLFSQASKLEATTYTLTDYKLRKDKVYYWQVFADNGSDRAASEIWSFSSIPAPDAPILDGPSDNIFVRDQLEFTWQEVVAGEGEELQYQVFFGKTNPPKEKVATTKELAYSMDPVDLEVGEVYYWQVKVSDLINDSASEVRMFKKLKPGAPDEPMATSPEHKSGQYSSNITLKWNEAPDPENDAVSYTVYLDEVSPPNVKLGENISATQINAEGLEINKPYYWRIEASDPMGNTTESSVFSFTILNAGAPGAPIVQDLAVNGVFSLDESLVWAKADGAVSYDVYIDTVYPPLNKVADGLTETEYKVPNSDIPSDITDVKTYYAIVVAKDADGNESSSVPLQFTPQMTGSIRDARGDEVNHYEWVRVGTQVWMSQNLRATRFTDGEKINQLGLNELVKDDVNALYYNEHPAVEGFPSNWVNTYGRVYSWWVVESAIAPEGWHVMKPSDINTLKAYAGHPRNLLSEWHEGGANIYGLNYETAGWRYPSSNDFVEGFRVPLEQSRANLWVNNGNYGVWELNASYNNTFRYFDYHSGMMFGIRLVKD, from the coding sequence ATGAAGTACATAGAAAAAGTTTTAATGGTCATAAGTTTTGTGTCCGTAATCACACTTCTCTCATGTAACAACGATGATGAAGAAACCATCGAGCTTAGCGATCCGCGTATAAGCTTGAAGTCACCCGGTGATAAGAGTGATGGAATTGACATTGCCCCCACCTTTTCTTGGGAAGCTACCGATCCAATGCAAAAATCATTGAAGTACGATTTTTATTTGGGACTAGATAGCACGAAGCTTTTCTCCCAAGCCAGCAAATTGGAAGCCACGACCTATACCTTAACCGATTATAAGCTTCGTAAGGATAAAGTTTACTATTGGCAGGTGTTTGCCGATAACGGAAGCGATAGGGCGGCCAGTGAGATTTGGAGTTTTAGTAGTATTCCCGCTCCGGATGCCCCGATTCTCGACGGCCCTTCCGATAACATCTTTGTACGTGACCAGCTAGAGTTTACATGGCAAGAGGTTGTTGCGGGCGAAGGGGAAGAGCTGCAGTATCAGGTTTTCTTTGGAAAAACGAATCCTCCGAAGGAAAAGGTCGCTACCACAAAGGAACTGGCCTATTCCATGGACCCTGTCGACCTTGAGGTCGGGGAGGTGTATTATTGGCAGGTTAAGGTTTCCGACCTTATAAATGATTCTGCAAGTGAAGTCCGTATGTTCAAAAAATTAAAACCAGGGGCACCCGACGAGCCCATGGCAACTTCACCGGAACACAAAAGCGGACAGTATTCGAGTAATATCACCCTTAAGTGGAATGAGGCCCCAGATCCTGAAAATGATGCGGTTTCGTACACGGTTTATCTCGATGAGGTTTCTCCCCCAAATGTAAAACTGGGCGAAAATATTTCTGCCACCCAGATTAATGCAGAAGGTTTGGAAATAAACAAACCCTACTACTGGCGTATTGAGGCTAGCGATCCCATGGGGAACACTACCGAATCTTCGGTATTCAGTTTTACTATTTTAAATGCTGGCGCCCCAGGAGCACCTATAGTTCAAGATCTTGCCGTAAACGGGGTCTTTTCTTTAGATGAATCGCTTGTATGGGCAAAAGCAGACGGGGCGGTGTCCTACGATGTCTATATAGATACGGTGTATCCGCCATTGAATAAAGTGGCCGACGGCCTTACGGAAACGGAGTATAAAGTGCCAAATAGTGATATACCGAGTGATATAACGGATGTGAAGACCTATTACGCCATTGTGGTAGCAAAAGATGCCGATGGCAATGAATCGAGCTCGGTGCCTTTACAGTTCACACCTCAAATGACAGGCTCCATTAGGGATGCTCGAGGTGATGAGGTAAATCATTACGAATGGGTAAGGGTCGGCACACAGGTTTGGATGTCGCAAAACTTGAGGGCAACCCGCTTTACCGATGGTGAAAAAATAAATCAACTAGGGCTTAACGAATTGGTGAAAGATGACGTCAACGCTCTTTATTACAACGAACATCCCGCTGTGGAAGGATTTCCATCGAATTGGGTGAACACCTACGGTCGAGTCTATTCTTGGTGGGTGGTAGAGAGTGCCATAGCACCGGAAGGATGGCATGTTATGAAACCTTCGGATATAAACACATTGAAAGCTTATGCGGGACACCCTAGAAACCTGTTGAGCGAATGGCATGAGGGTGGGGCCAATATTTACGGACTCAATTATGAAACCGCAGGATGGCGCTATCCTTCCTCGAACGACTTTGTCGAGGGCTTTAGGGTGCCCCTAGAACAGTCAAGGGCCAACCTTTGGGTCAACAATGGCAACTATGGTGTTTGGGAGCTCAACGCCAGCTACAACAATACTTTCAGATATTTTGACTACCACTCAGGGATGATGTTCGGGATACGATTGGTAAAAGACTGA
- a CDS encoding glycoside hydrolase family 97 protein produces MRKNKFLRRPEKHLTPIFSFFAFVLLFSCSGDKNMESVNLTSPDAKYSFTFDTGNGTSPSYHISFDGQEVIASSGLGFQMENGTQAVSSIEIESVETDEVNSSWKPVYGEKNSYPENYKESLIKLKGEGALYNLRVRAYNEGVAFRYEFKEAKGTIEKELTEFSVSPSATAWSSVRAQSEISKRKVTELDTVVERPLLVQLKDSLFTAIGEAALVDYARMKLRRDLDKSGTLVSELSSKVVLGNTVDKTPWRFVMAAKKPAQLLENNYLLLNLNEPNKISDTSYIRPGKIIRESTLTTQGGMACVDFAVKHNLQYIEFDAGWYGNEYDDASDATTITIDPKRSKGPLDLLNVIKYAKSKNVGVVLYVNRRALEKQLDEVLPLLKSWGVSGIKYGFVNVGPQEWTVWLHDAVRKAAEHNLMIDIHDEYRPTGYSRTYPNLMTQEGIRGDEESPENGEVISTIFTRMIAGAGDQTNCYFAPRVEEKMGSHASQLAKAVCIYSPWQFLYWYDRPEGSKPGEEGAGGTKEFIQEVPELAWYDALPTTWDDTRVLDGYPGEYAIIARKSNNDWFVGALSGSTGKDISFTLDFLDAGKEYEATLYSDDANSDARTKVAIETRKVSSKDSIDHTLLAKNGLAVHIRAL; encoded by the coding sequence ATGCGCAAAAACAAATTCTTACGAAGACCTGAAAAACACCTAACGCCTATTTTTTCATTTTTTGCCTTCGTCTTATTATTTTCATGTTCGGGAGATAAGAACATGGAGAGTGTAAACCTTACCAGTCCTGACGCTAAATACAGCTTTACCTTCGATACGGGAAATGGAACATCACCTTCGTACCATATTAGTTTTGACGGCCAAGAAGTAATTGCAAGTTCCGGTTTGGGGTTTCAAATGGAAAATGGAACGCAAGCAGTTTCGTCCATTGAAATAGAATCGGTAGAGACCGATGAGGTCAACTCAAGTTGGAAACCGGTCTATGGTGAAAAAAACAGCTATCCCGAAAATTATAAGGAATCACTCATCAAACTAAAGGGCGAAGGGGCTTTATACAACCTCCGAGTTCGGGCATATAATGAAGGGGTTGCATTCCGGTACGAGTTTAAGGAAGCAAAGGGTACCATTGAAAAGGAACTCACCGAATTTTCAGTATCACCGTCCGCTACGGCTTGGTCATCGGTAAGGGCACAGAGCGAGATTTCCAAAAGGAAGGTAACGGAACTCGATACGGTAGTGGAACGCCCCTTGCTAGTACAACTCAAAGATTCATTGTTTACGGCCATAGGCGAAGCCGCACTAGTCGATTATGCACGGATGAAACTCAGACGCGACCTAGATAAAAGCGGTACACTGGTTTCGGAATTGAGCAGTAAGGTCGTATTGGGGAACACGGTTGACAAAACCCCATGGCGCTTTGTCATGGCGGCGAAAAAACCTGCACAGTTGTTAGAGAACAATTATTTATTGTTGAACCTGAACGAACCGAACAAGATAAGCGATACCTCATATATAAGACCGGGAAAAATCATACGGGAATCTACGCTTACAACCCAAGGGGGGATGGCCTGTGTAGATTTCGCGGTAAAACACAATTTACAGTATATAGAATTTGATGCCGGTTGGTACGGTAATGAATACGACGATGCCTCCGATGCGACTACGATTACGATTGATCCTAAAAGATCTAAGGGTCCACTAGATTTATTGAATGTAATCAAGTATGCGAAAAGTAAGAATGTAGGAGTTGTTCTTTATGTGAACAGAAGGGCTTTGGAAAAACAATTGGATGAGGTTTTGCCCTTGTTGAAATCATGGGGCGTAAGCGGTATAAAATACGGTTTCGTGAACGTAGGTCCGCAAGAATGGACCGTTTGGTTGCACGATGCCGTACGAAAAGCCGCGGAACACAATCTTATGATCGATATTCACGATGAGTACAGACCTACGGGCTACTCAAGAACCTATCCCAACCTAATGACCCAAGAGGGAATTAGGGGAGATGAGGAATCACCCGAAAATGGAGAGGTCATAAGTACCATATTTACGCGTATGATCGCCGGGGCCGGTGATCAGACCAATTGCTATTTCGCGCCTAGGGTAGAAGAGAAAATGGGCAGTCATGCCTCACAGTTGGCCAAGGCCGTTTGTATTTATAGTCCATGGCAATTTTTATACTGGTACGATAGGCCCGAAGGGTCAAAACCAGGAGAAGAAGGTGCAGGGGGTACTAAAGAATTCATACAGGAAGTGCCCGAATTGGCATGGTACGATGCCTTGCCCACTACTTGGGACGACACCCGGGTATTGGACGGCTACCCTGGGGAATACGCCATAATTGCCCGAAAAAGTAACAATGATTGGTTCGTTGGGGCTTTAAGCGGATCGACCGGGAAGGATATTAGTTTTACATTAGATTTTCTTGATGCTGGAAAGGAATATGAGGCTACGCTATATTCGGATGATGCCAATAGCGATGCCCGTACCAAAGTAGCGATAGAAACGAGAAAAGTAAGTTCAAAAGATAGTATAGATCATACCCTATTGGCCAAAAATGGTTTGGCGGTCCATATTAGGGCATTATAA